TGGGTAAGTGGCGTGGTTGTGCCGTTTCGATCGATACCCGGAAAGCGGCCGTTGCCCGGGCGGCGCTCGAGGCCGGGGCGGATATGGTCAATGACATTTCCGGTTTAAAACATGACCGGCAGATGGGCAAAGTGGTGTCCAGGGCGGGGGTGCCGGTTTGCCTGATGCATCTGCGGGGGACGCCGAAAACGATGCAGCGCAATCCCGTATATAGCGACCTGATGGGCGAGGTCATTGCCGAGTTGGCCGAATCCCTTGCAATTGCGAATAATGCTGGTATACTACATGAGAAAATTATCCTTGATCCTGGTCTTGGCTTCGGTAAAACTGCCGGGCATAACCTTGAGATCATCGCCCGTTTGCGGGAATTGAAGGTTCTTGGCCGGCCTCTTTTGGTCGGTCCGTCCCGTAAATCTGTTATCGGCCAGGTCCTCGGTTTGCCGGTCGAAGCGAGGTTGGCAGGGACGGCCGCCCTGGTGGCGGCGGCGATCATGAACGGCGCCGACTTGGTCAGGGTCCACGATGTCAAAGAGCTGGTCCGGGTCGCTCGGATGACGGATGCAATAAAAAGGAGATAACAATGGCTAAGGCGAAAAAAGTGAAGAAAGCGACGAAAGCCAAAAAGATCAAGCCGGCCGCTAAGCCCAAAAAAGCGGCCAAAGCGGTCAAACTTAAAAAAGGGAAGAAACACAGCGGCCCGGCCGTCGCCTACTTGGCGCTCGGCTCGAACGTCGGCGACCGCGAAGAGTACATCGAACAGGCCTGTTTCCTGCTGGAAAAGAACCCTAACATCCAGGTGATTAAACGCTCGACGAATATCGAAACAGAAGCAGAAGGTGGCGGCGAACAGCCCAATTACATGAACGCGGCGATCGCCATCAGGACGAAGCTTTCCCCCCACAAACTGCTGGAAGTTTGCCAGGAGATCGAGACCGTGCTCGGCCGCGAGCGGGAAGTGGAGTGGGGCCCGCGGACGATGGACATCGATATCTTGATGTATAACAACGAGATCATCTCCGACGAAAAACTGCAGATCCCGCACCCGCTGATGCACGAGAGGATGTTCGTCCTGAAGCCGCTGCGCGAGATCGCGGCCAGCCTCTTCCACCCTGTCCTCGAGAAAACGGTCGAATCGATCTACGAGGAACGGAAAGTCGAAGGGGGAGAGAAGTACGACGACGAACTACCCGGCTTCAAAGAGATCCGGACCGGGGGATACGACGATTATGAGCGGTGGTAGGGGGGAATGACTAATTCCTAATGACGAATGACTAATGAAGGACTTTTTTATCATTCAAAATCTGCCGAAGATACGGTTCAATTGGGGAAAAAGATCGGTTCCATTCTTCAGCCGAACGATATAATTGCTTTGACCGGCCAGCTAGGGGCCGGAAAAACTACTCTGATCCAGGGGATAGCGGCGGGGATCGGCGTCAAAGATTACGTTACTTCACCGACTTTTATCATCATTAACGAGTACCAAGGACGTCTTCCTTTTTATCATATTGATCTTTATCGTTTGGACGAAATAAAAGAGGTTGAAGATCTGGGGATTGAGGAATATTTTAATCGTGGCGGGGTGTGCGTGATCGAGTGGGCGGAAAAGCTGGGCGGTTTGCTTCCCGCGAACGCGGAACGGATCACCATCGAACGATTGTCGGAAAATGAAAGGAACATATGCGTATCCTCGGGCTTAGCGGCGCGGCTAGAGTAGTTTTTGAATCAGTACAATTTTGAAGCAAAAAATACCATTTGTTTATTTGAAGGATCAGCTGCAATTAAAGGGGCCAGGCCATACTTTTCAAAGAATACGCGATAACGACTGGTGAAACCCGGTAAATCCACTTGCAGCTTGCGCCCAAGATCAATATCTGGCCAAAGTAAAACGTCCCCGGTCATGCCAGCCTGTTTATAGGTCCGATAGACCGAAGCCAGTACAAAACCTCTTTCTACGGGCGTGTTCAAGGACGAGAGCATTAAATTGAAGAAATGGCATCTGAAATAGCCGCCGTAAAAATTTGTTAATTCGTCAGTAGAAATATCCGGTTGCGCTTGAGCAAACATGGCTTGGCGGTCTTCTTCAGCCAATGATTCGTTATGTATCGGCGCGGCGAAACCAAAATGAAAACGGACGTTTAATAGTTTGGCTGGCTGTCTTAAGGAGTTTATTTCTTCATGGTCCGATAAACGTAACATATATAGCAGACTATCAAGGCCGATTGGATTGGAATGTTCTCCGTTTCTGATCCGAGAAACAGAATCGCAAAAATCGATAATAAATAGTGGGGAACGCAGGTTTTTTGGTAAAGCCGTAATGTCTGCTGGAAGATGTGCTTTAGTTAAGTCCATGTAAAACCCGTGGAAAAGCACAAGTTGTGTAAGTGTTTCTAAAAAGGGAGAGTGCTGAAGCATTTGATTAACAACTTGACGTCCTTCCTCGGCATGATTCCATTCAATACCAAAAGGCACGCCCAGATCGTGCGCCCAGGCCGCCAATACTAAGGCACTTTTATCAATTGAGGTAAATTGTTCGCAGATGGATATTATTTTATCCGTAGCAGCCTTATAGTCAACCTCATGAGCTATAGGCGTCAAATCTAATTTCCGGCAATCGCTTTGTTTAATAGCCGGGTCAAGTTTTTCGTAGAAGTAACGATTTTCACCTTGTATAACAGCCTGCAATGAATCGACAACGGTTTGAATATGCATGGCTCTACTGGCATTAACCGTGCTTAATTCTGCTACAGCGGTTTTTAAAACGAGGAGATTGTGCGGATACGACCTGCTTCTCTGGCCGAGCTTATAAGCTTTTGGATAAATACTTTTGGTTTCAGTAAGAGATGGCATTGTCTTTCCCAATTATATATCGTCAAAAATAGCCAAGTATTTCATACTTTGCTATACTTTTAATATGCGTATCCTCGGCCTTAGCAGCGCGACTAAAATAGTCAGTCTCGGCCTGGCGGATGAAACCAGGGTCCTGGTTGAGACGACCGTGGCCGGAATGAACTCGGAACGGATCATGTTCTATGTTCAGGAGGCCGGGATAACTCCGGAACAGATCGACGGGGTGGCAGTGGCGGTTGGGCCTGGTTCGTATGCCGGGTTGCGCGGCGGTTTAGCCGCGGCCAAGTCGCTGGCCCAGACCTTGAACGTGCCGCTGGTCGGTGTCCCGACTCTCGACGCGATTGCTTATAACTTAGTGGCAGTCGAAGGGACGATCGCTGTTTGCCTCGATGCCCGGCATGACGAGTATAACTTTGCCCTGTTTGGCGCGGCGGACGGCCGCTTAAAGCGTTTGACCGCTGACCTGGTGATCAAGCTCGATCGGATCAAGGAATTGCTGGGCAAGATAACAGGGGAAATGCATTTCATCGGATCGGGGCTGGGGACCGGGGACTGGGGACTGGGGGAAAATATTAAAGTCGCTGATGAGTTGCAGACTCTCCCTTACGGGATCAATGTGGCTAGGCTGGGGTTGTTAAAGCTCAAAGCCGGGGAGCAGGACGATCCGCTGAAACTCGTCCCAAATTATTCCCACCAACCTAATTTCCGGGAATATGGGGTGTGATATAATTTAACCATGATCACTATTTTCCCCATGAAGGAGAAGGATATTCCGGCGGTCGTGGAGATCGAGCGGATGTCTTTTACTTTTCCCAAGCCGGAAGCTGTTTTTCGCGAAGATGAGCATAAATATCTGGTCGCCAAGGACGAGAACCGGGTGGTCGGCTACATCGGCGTGGAAAAGATCCTCGATGAGACGCACATTATCAACATGGCGGTCCACCCGGAATATCGCGGCAAAGAGATCGGCAAACGGCTGATGCAGCATGTCCTGAACGACGAAGATGTCTTTTTCCTGGAGGTCAGGGTTTCGAACGAGACGGCGAAAAAAATATATGAGCGCTACGGCTTCAAGGTCATCAACACCCGCCAAGCTTACTACGCCGACGGCGAGGACGCGTACACTATGAGGAGGTTCCCTGG
This Candidatus Margulisiibacteriota bacterium DNA region includes the following protein-coding sequences:
- the rimI gene encoding ribosomal protein S18-alanine N-acetyltransferase, with protein sequence MITIFPMKEKDIPAVVEIERMSFTFPKPEAVFREDEHKYLVAKDENRVVGYIGVEKILDETHIINMAVHPEYRGKEIGKRLMQHVLNDEDVFFLEVRVSNETAKKIYERYGFKVINTRQAYYADGEDAYTMRRFPGD
- the tsaE gene encoding tRNA (adenosine(37)-N6)-threonylcarbamoyltransferase complex ATPase subunit type 1 TsaE, with amino-acid sequence MTNEGLFYHSKSAEDTVQLGKKIGSILQPNDIIALTGQLGAGKTTLIQGIAAGIGVKDYVTSPTFIIINEYQGRLPFYHIDLYRLDEIKEVEDLGIEEYFNRGGVCVIEWAEKLGGLLPANAERITIERLSENERNICVSSGLAARLE
- the folK gene encoding 2-amino-4-hydroxy-6-hydroxymethyldihydropteridine diphosphokinase is translated as MAKAKKVKKATKAKKIKPAAKPKKAAKAVKLKKGKKHSGPAVAYLALGSNVGDREEYIEQACFLLEKNPNIQVIKRSTNIETEAEGGGEQPNYMNAAIAIRTKLSPHKLLEVCQEIETVLGREREVEWGPRTMDIDILMYNNEIISDEKLQIPHPLMHERMFVLKPLREIAASLFHPVLEKTVESIYEERKVEGGEKYDDELPGFKEIRTGGYDDYERW
- the tsaB gene encoding tRNA (adenosine(37)-N6)-threonylcarbamoyltransferase complex dimerization subunit type 1 TsaB, whose product is MRILGLSSATKIVSLGLADETRVLVETTVAGMNSERIMFYVQEAGITPEQIDGVAVAVGPGSYAGLRGGLAAAKSLAQTLNVPLVGVPTLDAIAYNLVAVEGTIAVCLDARHDEYNFALFGAADGRLKRLTADLVIKLDRIKELLGKITGEMHFIGSGLGTGDWGLGENIKVADELQTLPYGINVARLGLLKLKAGEQDDPLKLVPNYSHQPNFREYGV